Below is a window of Candidatus Poribacteria bacterium DNA.
TCTGGGCGTGCCCCTGCAATAATTTGACATTTCGCTCAAGATGTGCTAAAATTCCTATAGAAAATTAACACCTTCATAAAAAATATAGAGTGAGACTAAATGATGAAACTTGGAATTATTGGTGCATCGGGGTATGGTGGTAGTGAATTGTTACGCTTTCTTGTCAACCACCCTGGGGAACTTGATATTACACTCTGCACGTCCGAGACCTATGCAGGCCAATGTATTGACAGTGTTCTACCCAACCTTCGCGGGTTTCTATCGTCCAAATTTGAAGCCTTAGATCTCGACTCCCTCAAAGAGAGAGTAGATGCCGTTGTGCTCGCCGTGCCACACAGAGTAGCGATGTCTTTCGTGCCACAGATTTTGGCACAAGGTTTACGCGTCGTGGATTTCAGTGGAGATTATCGGTTTGAGGATGCCGAAACCTACGAAGCCTGGTATCACGCCGAACATACGAGCGCATCACTGATGCCACAAGCAGTATATGGGCTACCGGAGCGTTACCGCGATTGCATTCGCACCGCCCAACTCGTCGCGAATCCTGGATGTTACCCAATGAGTGCTATACTCGCGGCTCTGCCGTTAGTGGCACATGGCGGGGTGGAATTGGACTCTATCATCATTGACTCGAAATCGGGCATTTCTGGTGCCGGTCCGAAACCGAGTGAAAATACACACTACCCGAATCGAGAGTCCAATTTTGTCGCTTACAAAGTTGGTGTGCATCAACATACACCAGAAATTGAACAGGAGTTGAGTGCCGTCGCATCTGAACCGGTTCGCGTGACGTTCACACCACACCTTGTCCCGATGACCCGCGGTATCCTTAGCACTGTTTATATGCGTCTCACAGAGGAAATCTCCACAGCAGAAGCCCTCGATATGTACGCACAGTTCTATGAGAATGAACCGTTCGTTCGGGTGCTTCCAACCGGTACATATCCGCAAACGAAGGCTGTCCTTGGTAGCAACTATTGCGATGTTGGACTTGAAGTGGATGCGCGGACACGTCGTATCGTCGCAATGGCAGCAATTGATAACCTCGGTAAAGGCGCAGCAGGAGCCGTTGTACAGAATCTCAATCTGATGTTCGGTTTCAAAGAAACTGACGGACTGAAGGTGCTTAGCCGTCAGCTGTCGGCAGGCAGTCACAAAAGCGTGAAATTTGGGTTACAATCGCCTCCCACAACCTCTGTTCTGATAGTTCCGAGGACCGATAGTCGTTATGCCGAAGATTATGATTGTTGCTGGAGAACCCTCTGGTGACTTACACGCTTCTCACGTTGCACGCCAACTCACAACACTTTGTCCCGATATAACACTCTTCGGCATGGGCGGCGACCAGATGGAAGAAGCATCGGTCACACTCGATTTTCATATCCGAGATTCTGCTGTGATGGGCTTCGCGGATGTTATCACTGTCCTGCCGATGTTCCTTCGGAAACAAGCGCATCTGAAACGGCGTATCCGTGAGGAACGCCCCGATGTTCTTCTCCTCGTGGACTTTGCAGAGTTTAATATGCCGTTAGCTCAGTTCGCCCGGAAACACGGTGTTCCTGTTGTGTATTACATTCCCCCAAAAGCGTGGGCGTGGCGTGAAAACCGGGCACGGAAGTTGGCAAAATGGGCTAACGTTGTTGCCGCGATCTTCCCATTTGAAGCAGAATTTTACCGAAACGCGGGTGCAAATGCCGAATTTGTTGGGCATCCACTTGTTGATTTTGCACAGACATCCCTCACCACACAAGCCGCACGCGAGCATCTCAATCTATGTGAAACACAAGACACTGAGATTACGGCGGAGGCACGCCATCACGATGATCGTGATCGCGGGACCTCCGATCCTGTTATCGGATTGATGCCGGGGAGCCGCCGTTCGGAAATTCGACACATTTTGCCGGTCATGCTAAGTGCAGCGGCGAACATCGCTCAGGTCTATCCAAGCGCCCAATGGGTCCTCCCGTTAGCACCAGGGATTTCACACGAACTCATTGCGAAGTACCAGCAAGAGCAAAATTTGTCAGGACTGCAGGTTCCACCCATCAAAATTGTAGAAGATGCAACTTATCCGGCAATGCGTGCTTCCTCCCTGTTGCTGGTTACCTCTGGCACAGCGACACTCGAGGCGGCATGTATCGGCACACCGATGATTATCGTCTTTCGGACCGCATCACTTAACTGGCACGTCGTCAGGTCGTTGACTCCCTTGGAACGAAGCGGACTTCCTAACCTCATCGCAGGACGAGACATTGTTCCAGAACTCCTGCAGACAGAACTGACACCGACCACTTTGACGGAAATGGCTCTTGATTTTTTGCAGGATTCGCAGAAACGGGAGACACAACGGGATGCACTCCAAAGGGTACACGCACAACTCGGCACTGCTGGTGCAGCTGAGCGCACGGCGGAATTAGTGTTAGATGCTGCAAAAAGTCTGTAAAGTGGTCTAAAGTGCCTAAAGTTGTTAGGAAATCATCTTTCAACTTTACAGAT
It encodes the following:
- the argC gene encoding N-acetyl-gamma-glutamyl-phosphate reductase, translating into MMKLGIIGASGYGGSELLRFLVNHPGELDITLCTSETYAGQCIDSVLPNLRGFLSSKFEALDLDSLKERVDAVVLAVPHRVAMSFVPQILAQGLRVVDFSGDYRFEDAETYEAWYHAEHTSASLMPQAVYGLPERYRDCIRTAQLVANPGCYPMSAILAALPLVAHGGVELDSIIIDSKSGISGAGPKPSENTHYPNRESNFVAYKVGVHQHTPEIEQELSAVASEPVRVTFTPHLVPMTRGILSTVYMRLTEEISTAEALDMYAQFYENEPFVRVLPTGTYPQTKAVLGSNYCDVGLEVDARTRRIVAMAAIDNLGKGAAGAVVQNLNLMFGFKETDGLKVLSRQLSAGSHKSVKFGLQSPPTTSVLIVPRTDSRYAEDYDCCWRTLW
- the lpxB gene encoding lipid-A-disaccharide synthase, which translates into the protein MPKIMIVAGEPSGDLHASHVARQLTTLCPDITLFGMGGDQMEEASVTLDFHIRDSAVMGFADVITVLPMFLRKQAHLKRRIREERPDVLLLVDFAEFNMPLAQFARKHGVPVVYYIPPKAWAWRENRARKLAKWANVVAAIFPFEAEFYRNAGANAEFVGHPLVDFAQTSLTTQAAREHLNLCETQDTEITAEARHHDDRDRGTSDPVIGLMPGSRRSEIRHILPVMLSAAANIAQVYPSAQWVLPLAPGISHELIAKYQQEQNLSGLQVPPIKIVEDATYPAMRASSLLLVTSGTATLEAACIGTPMIIVFRTASLNWHVVRSLTPLERSGLPNLIAGRDIVPELLQTELTPTTLTEMALDFLQDSQKRETQRDALQRVHAQLGTAGAAERTAELVLDAAKSL